Proteins encoded by one window of Lactobacillus paragasseri:
- a CDS encoding MDR family MFS transporter yields MHGKQNIQPDDEIKLHWLLLGELFTWIGASFIWPLTSVYLNKRLHVSLAMIGIVLLFNCLANMLGSFVAGWAYDHFNPYYLIIAGAGLDALVLFGMAANHTWPIYWVWMTLTGLLGGWNGALINSIATSIKSKPGRYVFNTIYFAQNLGVVLGTLIVGYIYDYSVTILFIIAASLFVIVCINSIINYRPIIKFHLERKAQQNTNSKNKITPMPSANLKLTIGFFTTLAVIWLMYMNWESNLSVYMVSLGIPFHLYSLLWTINASIIVIVQAFLSRFPNTFKNLFHQVVFGVTMFAISFVTLIFAKDYAHFVFSMVTLTLGESTAMPAMPAYVNDLSPVESKGKYQGLTISTSAIGRAFGPLFGGLVIDKFGYINFFIVAAAGIFMMLAIIVPLHAQLKDKLKIFR; encoded by the coding sequence ATGCACGGCAAACAGAATATTCAACCAGATGATGAGATTAAGCTTCATTGGCTTCTATTAGGTGAGTTATTTACCTGGATTGGAGCTAGTTTTATCTGGCCATTGACTTCGGTTTATTTAAATAAGAGATTACACGTATCTTTGGCGATGATTGGAATTGTACTGCTCTTTAACTGTTTAGCTAATATGCTTGGCTCCTTTGTTGCAGGTTGGGCGTATGATCATTTCAATCCCTATTATTTAATTATTGCAGGAGCAGGTTTAGATGCCTTAGTTTTGTTTGGAATGGCTGCTAATCATACTTGGCCGATTTATTGGGTTTGGATGACTTTGACTGGGCTACTTGGTGGCTGGAATGGGGCTTTAATTAATTCAATTGCAACTAGCATTAAGTCTAAGCCCGGCAGGTATGTTTTCAATACGATCTATTTTGCACAAAATCTAGGTGTGGTACTTGGTACTTTAATCGTAGGTTATATTTATGATTACTCTGTTACGATTTTATTCATTATTGCGGCTAGTCTTTTCGTAATTGTATGTATAAACTCAATTATTAATTATCGTCCAATTATTAAGTTTCATTTGGAAAGAAAAGCTCAGCAAAATACTAATAGTAAAAATAAGATAACCCCAATGCCTAGTGCTAATCTAAAATTAACTATTGGCTTTTTTACTACTTTGGCTGTGATCTGGCTAATGTACATGAACTGGGAGTCTAATCTTTCAGTTTATATGGTTTCTTTGGGCATTCCATTTCACTTATATAGTTTACTTTGGACAATTAATGCCAGCATTATTGTGATTGTACAGGCTTTTTTAAGTCGTTTTCCTAATACTTTTAAGAATTTATTCCATCAAGTTGTGTTCGGAGTTACAATGTTTGCTATCTCTTTTGTAACTTTAATTTTCGCAAAAGATTATGCACATTTTGTATTCTCAATGGTTACTTTGACTTTAGGTGAATCCACTGCGATGCCCGCAATGCCAGCCTATGTAAATGATTTATCTCCAGTTGAAAGTAAAGGAAAATACCAAGGATTAACAATTTCAACGTCTGCGATTGGTAGAGCCTTTGGTCCTTTATTTGGAGGACTAGTGATTGATAAGTTCGGCTATATCAATTTCTTTATTGTAGCTGCAGCTGGAATCTTTATGATGTTGGCAATTATTGTGCCGCTCCACGCACAATTGAAAGATAAGTTGAAAATATTTAGGTAA
- a CDS encoding tagatose 1,6-diphosphate aldolase, with protein MRKISPEVAKHMDNLSNEAGVISALAIDQRGSLKRMLAEAANKPADETTIVDFKEAVSKELTPYASAILTDPEYGLPATKVRDKNCGLLLSYEKTGYDTTEPGRMCDLIADQSALRIKNDGADAVKFLLYYDPDESDEINDKKKAFVERVGAETKANGLPFFLELLTYDGKMDDVKSEEYAKVKPEKVFKTIEEFSKPQYDVTVLKVEIPFNIKYVEGFNGDNNVVYTQEEAKKLLKKQSDLTDLPYIFLSAGVTSEEFIAEIKMAEEADADFNGVLCGRATWKPAIKPFAAEGEKQGREWLSTEGKKNIENLNDALKGAKSWKDKLEVED; from the coding sequence ATGAGAAAAATTTCACCTGAAGTTGCAAAACATATGGACAATTTGTCTAATGAAGCTGGAGTAATCAGCGCATTAGCAATTGACCAAAGAGGATCATTAAAGAGAATGTTAGCTGAAGCAGCAAATAAACCTGCCGATGAAACAACAATCGTAGATTTTAAAGAAGCTGTTTCTAAAGAATTAACACCATATGCTTCCGCAATTTTAACGGATCCAGAATATGGTCTTCCTGCAACTAAGGTAAGGGATAAGAATTGTGGTTTATTACTATCTTATGAAAAGACAGGTTATGACACCACTGAACCAGGTAGAATGTGTGATTTAATTGCCGACCAATCAGCTTTAAGAATTAAAAATGATGGTGCCGATGCAGTTAAATTCTTGCTTTACTACGATCCAGACGAAAGTGATGAAATTAATGATAAGAAGAAGGCTTTCGTTGAAAGAGTAGGAGCTGAAACTAAAGCAAACGGTCTTCCATTTTTCCTTGAATTATTAACTTATGATGGCAAGATGGATGACGTTAAGAGCGAGGAATATGCTAAAGTAAAGCCTGAAAAAGTATTTAAGACAATTGAAGAATTTTCAAAACCTCAATATGACGTTACTGTTCTTAAGGTTGAAATTCCATTCAATATTAAGTACGTAGAAGGTTTCAATGGCGACAACAATGTTGTTTATACTCAAGAAGAAGCAAAGAAGTTGTTGAAGAAACAATCAGACTTAACTGATTTACCATACATCTTCTTATCAGCTGGTGTAACAAGTGAAGAATTCATTGCCGAAATTAAGATGGCTGAAGAAGCTGATGCAGACTTCAATGGTGTTCTTTGTGGACGTGCAACTTGGAAGCCAGCAATTAAGCCATTTGCTGCCGAAGGTGAAAAGCAAGGTAGAGAATGGTTATCAACTGAAGGTAAGAAGAATATCGAGAACTTGAACGATGCACTTAAGGGTGCTAAGTCATGGAAAGATAAGCTCGAAGTTGAAGATTAA
- a CDS encoding LPXTG cell wall anchor domain-containing protein: MKGLKYTSLAVAALTATILASTNNGKVQAASTNENDTVTVAKSDQENAQAAVNEAQNSVNNAQAAVDSKKSALTDAQAKAKAPDNAYSAQQAKVNDSQKNLSAKQAIAKQAQDKLNSVTEISKKATPENIQKAQKSIAAQQDAIKNAKQNVSDANVDLNKAQAQLATAKQKQADAQNVVNAKESAKQTADKNVAKAEADVKNSGLDEAKQDVEKVQTTLNDIKKTNANNESILTTNKSALTENNQKIATVNNKIATANQAVVDAQNNVNTKQQALADAKKALKDLQDQVAKDQASGAAGFFKSIADNKDNSESLREDARTAYDIVTGKPNAYQDITVRWVKQAVELGQEKDSTSFSNMEKALGYYEHWMTYRDKYGLSHPSISLTAVAIAMLSSDFQHYSDEFNHPILLTAKYGPFYEDEEDISAGDVNPIDNWMSEKEDIDNYIKDHPDAAAYSFESSHPLTEDDWARDVDFWSNKPVDIGHYTSMIKPDANYVGLAGNEYEIEPFMDNADSMDEIEFDPINGMDFNSYQNLVHSYLQNIKQEDQINTLKANVETASQNLTAAQNAVQAAQNNVKSLQANLAELNNGSTKINKAIADTQDALAKGRENLEFEQKQLDQANKNLAAVQAKVGAKAKALDDAKAAQAKAADALAQAQNVLAGATAAVKSAQTTVDNAQGNVNAKNKDLKAAQASLESLKQTLSSLENAKANLAAAQAALTTANNDVLTADKDVKAQELILSSLGEAKGKSDAQVASAEKDLEKAESDLANEQSKLAAAKAKLAELNKKANNNTGKSDSKPEINNQKPAKPATKPGSESVNTEKPEPDFSGNNKSDSKKEQNSTDNVKSDVKSENKSNKTKEESKSSSSVKIVDNGDDSAASVVLTGSDTAVKVFGEKTVNGTTYYKIGANHWVKADKAHVVSIGGQATTKHLPQTGAKNEIIAAISGLTVASVGIASAMGMSRKKKNN, from the coding sequence ATGAAAGGATTAAAATACACAAGTTTAGCTGTGGCAGCATTAACTGCTACTATTTTGGCAAGCACCAATAATGGTAAAGTTCAAGCTGCATCAACTAATGAAAACGATACTGTTACTGTAGCAAAATCAGATCAAGAAAATGCTCAAGCAGCTGTTAATGAAGCACAGAATTCAGTTAATAATGCTCAAGCAGCTGTTGATAGCAAGAAGAGTGCATTAACTGATGCTCAAGCAAAAGCTAAAGCACCGGATAATGCTTACTCTGCTCAACAAGCTAAAGTAAATGACAGTCAAAAGAATCTTTCTGCTAAGCAAGCTATCGCAAAACAAGCACAAGATAAATTAAATAGTGTCACTGAAATTTCAAAGAAAGCTACTCCAGAAAATATTCAAAAAGCACAAAAGAGTATTGCCGCTCAACAAGATGCAATTAAAAATGCTAAGCAAAATGTTAGTGATGCAAATGTAGATTTGAATAAAGCACAAGCTCAATTAGCAACTGCTAAGCAAAAACAAGCTGATGCTCAAAATGTAGTTAATGCTAAAGAATCTGCTAAACAAACAGCCGATAAGAATGTTGCTAAGGCAGAAGCTGATGTTAAGAACAGCGGTTTAGATGAAGCAAAGCAAGACGTTGAAAAGGTTCAAACGACATTAAACGACATTAAAAAGACCAATGCTAACAATGAATCTATTTTAACTACAAATAAGTCTGCTTTAACTGAAAACAATCAAAAGATTGCAACTGTTAATAATAAGATTGCAACTGCAAATCAAGCTGTAGTAGATGCCCAAAACAATGTTAATACTAAACAACAAGCATTGGCTGATGCTAAAAAGGCTTTAAAAGATTTACAAGATCAAGTTGCTAAAGATCAAGCAAGTGGTGCGGCTGGTTTCTTTAAGTCAATTGCCGATAATAAAGATAATTCTGAAAGTTTAAGAGAAGATGCACGTACTGCATATGATATTGTTACTGGTAAGCCAAATGCTTACCAAGATATTACTGTAAGATGGGTTAAACAAGCTGTTGAGTTGGGTCAAGAAAAAGACTCTACTTCATTCAGTAATATGGAAAAAGCTCTAGGATATTATGAACATTGGATGACATACCGTGATAAGTATGGCTTGAGTCATCCATCAATTTCTTTAACTGCTGTTGCCATTGCAATGCTTAGTTCTGATTTTCAACATTATTCTGATGAATTTAATCACCCTATTTTATTAACTGCTAAATATGGTCCATTTTATGAAGATGAAGAAGATATTTCAGCTGGAGACGTTAATCCAATTGATAACTGGATGAGTGAAAAAGAAGATATCGATAACTATATTAAGGATCATCCAGATGCAGCTGCTTATAGTTTTGAAAGTAGTCATCCATTAACTGAAGATGATTGGGCAAGAGATGTTGATTTCTGGAGTAATAAACCAGTAGATATTGGTCACTATACTTCTATGATAAAACCAGATGCCAACTATGTTGGATTAGCTGGAAATGAATATGAGATTGAACCATTCATGGATAATGCAGATAGCATGGATGAAATTGAATTTGATCCAATTAACGGTATGGACTTCAATAGTTACCAAAATCTAGTTCACTCATATTTGCAAAACATTAAACAAGAAGATCAAATTAACACTCTTAAAGCTAACGTAGAAACCGCAAGCCAAAACTTAACTGCTGCACAAAATGCCGTTCAAGCAGCCCAAAACAATGTTAAGAGTTTACAAGCTAACTTAGCAGAATTAAACAATGGTTCTACTAAGATTAACAAGGCAATTGCTGATACTCAAGATGCTCTTGCAAAGGGCAGAGAAAATCTCGAATTTGAACAAAAGCAACTAGATCAAGCAAACAAGAATTTAGCAGCTGTACAAGCTAAAGTTGGTGCAAAGGCAAAAGCATTAGATGACGCAAAAGCTGCTCAAGCTAAGGCTGCCGATGCTTTAGCTCAAGCTCAAAATGTTTTAGCTGGAGCTACTGCTGCAGTGAAGTCAGCTCAAACAACTGTTGATAATGCACAAGGTAATGTTAATGCCAAGAACAAGGATCTTAAGGCTGCACAAGCAAGTCTAGAATCATTGAAGCAAACATTAAGTAGCTTAGAAAATGCTAAGGCTAACTTAGCAGCAGCTCAAGCAGCTTTAACTACCGCAAACAATGATGTATTAACAGCTGATAAAGATGTAAAAGCACAAGAATTAATTTTATCTTCTTTAGGAGAAGCCAAGGGTAAGTCAGATGCTCAAGTTGCAAGTGCAGAAAAAGATTTGGAGAAGGCTGAGTCAGATTTAGCTAATGAACAAAGTAAATTGGCTGCCGCAAAAGCTAAATTAGCTGAATTGAATAAAAAAGCCAACAACAATACTGGTAAGTCAGATTCTAAACCTGAAATTAATAATCAAAAACCTGCTAAACCAGCAACTAAGCCAGGTTCAGAAAGTGTAAATACTGAAAAGCCAGAACCTGATTTTTCAGGTAATAACAAATCAGATTCAAAGAAAGAACAAAATTCTACAGATAATGTAAAATCAGATGTTAAATCTGAAAACAAGTCAAATAAGACTAAGGAAGAATCAAAATCATCATCTTCTGTAAAGATTGTTGATAATGGTGACGACTCAGCTGCATCTGTTGTTTTAACTGGCTCTGATACCGCAGTTAAAGTTTTTGGTGAAAAGACTGTAAACGGCACGACTTACTACAAGATCGGAGCAAATCACTGGGTAAAAGCTGATAAAGCACATGTTGTTTCTATTGGTGGTCAAGCAACTACTAAACACTTGCCACAAACTGGTGCTAAGAATGAAATTATTGCAGCAATCTCAGGCTTAACAGTTGCTTCAGTTGGTATTGCTAGTGCAATGGGCATGAGCCGTAAGAAAAAGAATAACTAA
- a CDS encoding MurR/RpiR family transcriptional regulator: MQNNDLSNAELHLWEIVQNNPQKIAKMSIVKLSQFAHVSTATIVRTMQKMGYSGYTSYRESLKLQDRSNSNFDVLNDADDKIKSVITKNEIEMNNTLHNLSYSNIEDSISMTKQAKVVYIFARGLSESIGQEIMVKLQLTGKYVEFHADPNIIKTASKRIKQDALVIFISLNGNTPELVDAAKSLSHHDVPIITFTTNPNGQLASLSTLTFMGYMSKTNYFPDYEVRSRLPLQIMTRIFSDAYSVRTGFARQ; the protein is encoded by the coding sequence ATGCAAAATAATGATCTTAGTAATGCGGAATTACATTTATGGGAAATAGTTCAAAACAATCCGCAAAAAATTGCAAAAATGTCAATTGTAAAATTGAGCCAGTTTGCTCATGTTTCAACAGCTACTATTGTTAGAACAATGCAAAAGATGGGCTATAGTGGCTATACTTCTTATCGAGAATCTTTAAAGTTGCAAGATCGTTCTAATAGCAACTTTGACGTTTTAAATGACGCTGACGATAAAATTAAGAGCGTAATCACCAAAAATGAGATTGAAATGAATAATACTCTCCATAATCTTAGCTATAGCAATATTGAAGATAGTATTTCTATGACCAAACAAGCAAAGGTAGTCTATATCTTTGCGCGTGGCTTATCTGAATCGATTGGTCAAGAAATTATGGTTAAACTTCAACTAACTGGTAAATATGTCGAGTTCCATGCTGATCCTAACATTATTAAAACCGCCTCTAAGCGAATTAAACAAGACGCTCTGGTTATTTTTATTAGCCTAAACGGCAATACGCCCGAATTAGTTGATGCAGCTAAAAGCTTATCTCACCACGATGTTCCTATTATTACCTTTACTACTAATCCCAACGGCCAACTCGCTTCGCTTTCGACATTAACTTTTATGGGATACATGTCTAAAACCAACTACTTCCCCGACTATGAAGTACGTTCTAGACTACCTTTACAGATTATGACTCGGATCTTTTCAGATGCTTATTCAGTTAGAACAGGTTTTGCTAGGCAATAA
- the pfkB gene encoding 1-phosphofructokinase: MIYTITLNPAIDLVIITKKLESNTVNRTENFELQPNGKGVNVSFILKKMGIKNMATGIGGGFTLDYITAGLEEKGIKTKFLKVKEPTRINVFTRVLDQNVEYKEVNPGPEVGQEVQDKFLKYLKDTLKADDTLIISGSFSRGIKAEYLVEIAKITAEKKVKLVIDSSSKVVLDTLEYQPYLLKPNDQELASFFDLNEKLDQKKIIELARKLISAGCQNVLVSLGENGAALINKDHAYFGNAPKIQALNTAGAGDTMLGTFIGEKEKDKSDTAALKSAIAAGSDTASRSGLTDFKLEKYLNEIQVSEIK; encoded by the coding sequence ATGATTTATACAATAACACTTAATCCAGCGATCGATTTGGTAATTATTACTAAAAAATTAGAATCAAATACTGTTAATCGAACTGAAAATTTTGAGCTTCAACCTAATGGTAAGGGTGTAAATGTATCGTTTATTTTAAAAAAAATGGGTATAAAAAACATGGCGACCGGAATTGGAGGAGGCTTTACTCTTGATTACATTACAGCAGGTTTAGAGGAAAAAGGCATCAAGACTAAGTTTCTTAAGGTAAAAGAACCAACTAGGATTAATGTCTTTACACGAGTTTTAGATCAAAATGTGGAATACAAAGAAGTAAATCCTGGTCCAGAAGTTGGACAAGAGGTTCAAGATAAGTTCTTGAAATACTTAAAAGACACCTTAAAAGCAGACGATACTTTAATTATTTCAGGTAGTTTTTCAAGAGGAATTAAAGCAGAATATTTGGTTGAAATTGCGAAGATTACAGCAGAAAAGAAGGTCAAACTAGTAATTGATTCTAGTTCTAAAGTTGTGTTAGATACGCTGGAGTATCAGCCGTATTTATTAAAACCAAACGATCAAGAGCTAGCTAGTTTCTTTGATCTGAATGAAAAATTAGATCAGAAAAAGATTATTGAATTAGCTCGTAAGTTAATTAGTGCTGGCTGTCAAAATGTCTTGGTTTCACTTGGAGAGAATGGAGCAGCCTTAATTAATAAAGATCATGCCTACTTTGGCAATGCACCGAAAATTCAAGCACTTAATACGGCTGGTGCTGGTGATACAATGCTTGGAACCTTTATTGGAGAAAAAGAAAAAGATAAAAGTGATACTGCAGCTTTAAAATCTGCAATAGCAGCGGGTAGCGATACAGCTAGCCGATCGGGGTTAACAGATTTTAAATTAGAAAAATATTTAAACGAAATTCAAGTAAGTGAAATTAAGTAG
- a CDS encoding fructose-specific PTS transporter subunit EIIC: MAQYDLVGATGCATGVAHTFMAEEALEKAAQKLGYKIKIETHGQTGVEHELTPEEIKEAKGVVIASDVDVDPDRFAGKRVVIVPVAKGIKEPETLIREALSSDTPIYKPGQTAKSSTGKSSAGAEKLGTKIYTSLMNGVSHMLPFVVAGGVLIAVSFFWGIYSADPKSSQYNQFAYMLNTIGSTTMGLMVPILGAFIAEALAKRSGLVVGFAAGMITSVGGGGFLGAIIGGYLAAVVVLLLQKLMKPLPDKEFRGLKSIFLLPVLGVFITGAIMFWLNGPIKAINTGMMSWLKGFENSSPILLGIIIGVMCASDFGGPINKAAYVTGTALLAQGNYYFMAGVSAACIAPPLATGFAVLLNKKAYSKNERTAGYVNFLLGSTHITEGAIPFAAKHPLWNIPAFMVGSAIAAALTYVSRIQVPAPHGGFIILPLVNKPFLWVLWIVVGALVSGILLALIAGRFAKTEPQFEDGPDIDVFGEEENVNKPVAEKETTDYNPKDILDTQNIKINVDVPDKDSALKYLANLAVKNGLASDSEEVYDKYLAREKESPTGMTDGFAIPHAQSTAIKQSAMLVLKLKNPIDWNSLDGQKIDTVISFLIPAKDSKTHLQYLSNTAKLLTHKDFIEKLKQANTPEGIKKLCDKE; encoded by the coding sequence ATGGCTCAATATGATTTAGTTGGGGCAACGGGATGTGCTACTGGAGTTGCCCATACCTTTATGGCTGAAGAAGCTTTAGAAAAAGCTGCCCAAAAATTAGGCTATAAGATCAAAATTGAAACACACGGGCAAACTGGTGTTGAACACGAACTTACACCAGAAGAAATAAAAGAGGCAAAAGGTGTTGTTATTGCTTCTGATGTTGACGTTGATCCAGATCGGTTCGCTGGAAAAAGAGTGGTAATTGTTCCAGTTGCCAAAGGTATTAAAGAACCTGAAACTTTAATTAGAGAGGCATTAAGTTCGGACACGCCAATTTATAAGCCAGGGCAAACGGCTAAAAGTTCTACTGGAAAAAGTAGTGCTGGTGCTGAGAAATTAGGTACTAAAATTTATACTTCATTAATGAATGGTGTTTCCCACATGTTGCCATTTGTTGTGGCTGGTGGTGTTTTAATTGCTGTTTCATTCTTCTGGGGTATTTATTCAGCTGACCCTAAGAGTAGCCAGTATAATCAATTTGCCTACATGCTAAATACAATTGGTAGCACAACAATGGGATTGATGGTTCCAATTTTAGGTGCTTTTATTGCAGAAGCTTTAGCTAAAAGATCAGGGCTAGTTGTTGGTTTTGCAGCCGGGATGATTACCAGCGTTGGTGGTGGTGGCTTCTTAGGTGCGATCATTGGTGGTTATTTAGCTGCTGTTGTAGTACTTTTATTGCAAAAATTAATGAAACCATTGCCAGACAAAGAATTTAGAGGATTAAAATCAATTTTCTTATTGCCTGTATTAGGGGTATTCATCACTGGTGCAATTATGTTCTGGTTGAATGGACCAATTAAGGCAATTAATACAGGAATGATGTCTTGGCTAAAAGGTTTTGAAAATTCAAGTCCAATTCTTTTAGGTATTATCATTGGTGTAATGTGTGCCTCTGACTTTGGTGGACCAATTAACAAGGCTGCTTATGTAACTGGTACTGCACTTCTTGCTCAAGGTAATTACTACTTCATGGCAGGTGTATCTGCTGCATGTATTGCACCGCCTCTAGCAACTGGTTTTGCAGTTTTGTTAAACAAGAAAGCATATTCTAAGAACGAGCGTACTGCTGGATATGTTAACTTCTTATTAGGATCAACGCACATTACAGAAGGTGCAATTCCATTTGCTGCTAAACACCCATTATGGAATATTCCAGCATTTATGGTCGGTTCCGCAATTGCAGCAGCTTTGACTTATGTTTCTAGAATTCAAGTTCCAGCTCCTCATGGTGGTTTTATTATTTTGCCACTCGTTAATAAGCCATTTCTATGGGTATTATGGATCGTAGTCGGTGCACTAGTTTCCGGAATTTTACTAGCTTTAATTGCCGGTAGATTTGCTAAGACAGAACCACAATTTGAAGATGGTCCAGATATTGATGTCTTTGGTGAAGAAGAAAATGTTAACAAACCAGTAGCTGAAAAAGAAACTACTGACTATAACCCTAAAGATATTTTGGATACTCAAAATATTAAAATTAATGTTGATGTTCCAGATAAAGATTCAGCACTAAAGTATTTAGCTAACTTAGCTGTAAAGAATGGCTTAGCTTCTGATAGCGAGGAAGTTTATGATAAATATTTAGCTAGAGAAAAGGAAAGCCCTACAGGGATGACTGATGGTTTTGCAATTCCACATGCACAATCTACTGCTATTAAGCAATCTGCCATGCTTGTTTTGAAGTTGAAAAATCCGATTGATTGGAATTCCTTAGATGGGCAAAAGATTGATACGGTGATTTCTTTCTTAATTCCAGCAAAGGACAGTAAGACTCACTTACAGTACTTATCTAATACAGCTAAGTTGCTTACGCATAAAGACTTTATTGAAAAATTGAAGCAAGCTAACACGCCAGAAGGGATTAAGAAGTTATGTGATAAGGAATAG
- a CDS encoding M13 family metallopeptidase, whose translation MALFNVRGGAGDITKPDLNARPQDNLYLAVNSEWIEKAKIPSDRSRISSFDGIDLNIEKSLMQDFADFADGKKKLPEVPNFEKAVELYKIANNFDKRNEDGAKPIKADLEEITSLRNLADLNLRAADFYKNAFDLPISVSVDADMKDTKVHVVYFGGPGLFLPDTTTYDNPAAADLLKVLQDQSENLLKMAGVSEADAKKYVEDALKFDKKLSKVLKSTEEWADYPAMYNPMSLAEFEAKFDSFKIDNFLTSLFAQKPEKVIVTEPRFLDHVEELINEDNFDEIKGWMVVKFINGVAAYLSQDFREAAFPFSQALSGQPELSSGTKQAYRLANGMFSEVVGVYYGQTYFGAEAKADVEDMIHKMIDVYEKRISENDWLSEDTKKKAIVKLRALILKIGYPEKIEKIYDRLQVTPESEGGSLYSNESVAAVESVKYNLEKLNEPVDRTVWLMPGNLVNACYDPQRNDITFPAAILQKPFYDLKQSRSLNYGGIGVVIAHEISHAFDNNGAKFDEFGNLKNWWTDEDFAEFKKRTQDEIDLFNGIEYGPVTLNGKQIVSENIADQGGLTAAVEANKGENGNMKEVFENFARVWANKQLPESIKTQVSVDVHAPGPERANVQSQCQEEFYKAFDVKPEDGMWLDPEKRVVIW comes from the coding sequence ATGGCATTATTCAATGTACGTGGCGGTGCTGGTGATATCACTAAGCCAGATCTTAACGCAAGACCACAAGATAATCTTTACTTAGCAGTGAACTCTGAATGGATTGAAAAAGCAAAGATTCCTTCAGACCGTTCAAGAATTAGCTCATTTGATGGCATTGACTTGAATATTGAGAAGAGCTTAATGCAAGACTTTGCTGATTTTGCAGATGGTAAAAAAAAATTGCCAGAAGTTCCTAATTTTGAAAAGGCAGTTGAACTTTATAAGATCGCTAATAATTTCGATAAAAGAAACGAAGATGGTGCGAAGCCAATTAAGGCTGACCTTGAAGAAATTACTAGTTTGCGCAACTTAGCTGATTTGAACTTAAGAGCAGCTGATTTCTATAAGAATGCCTTTGACTTGCCAATTAGCGTTTCTGTTGATGCCGACATGAAGGATACAAAAGTTCACGTTGTTTACTTTGGCGGACCTGGTTTGTTCTTGCCTGATACAACTACTTATGACAATCCTGCAGCTGCTGATTTATTAAAGGTATTGCAAGACCAATCTGAAAACTTGTTGAAGATGGCTGGTGTAAGTGAAGCGGATGCTAAGAAGTATGTCGAAGATGCATTGAAGTTTGATAAGAAACTTTCTAAAGTTCTTAAGTCAACTGAAGAATGGGCAGATTATCCAGCAATGTACAACCCAATGTCTTTAGCTGAATTTGAAGCAAAATTTGATAGCTTTAAGATTGATAACTTCTTAACTAGTTTATTTGCTCAAAAACCTGAAAAGGTTATCGTAACTGAACCAAGATTCTTAGATCATGTTGAAGAATTGATCAACGAAGATAATTTTGACGAAATTAAGGGATGGATGGTTGTTAAGTTCATTAACGGCGTAGCTGCATATCTTTCTCAAGACTTCCGTGAAGCTGCCTTTCCATTTAGTCAAGCTTTATCAGGTCAACCTGAATTATCTTCTGGAACTAAGCAAGCTTACCGTTTAGCTAATGGTATGTTCAGTGAAGTAGTTGGTGTTTACTATGGTCAAACTTACTTTGGTGCAGAAGCTAAGGCTGATGTTGAAGATATGATTCATAAGATGATCGATGTTTATGAAAAGCGTATCTCTGAAAATGACTGGCTATCTGAAGACACTAAGAAGAAGGCAATCGTTAAGTTACGTGCTTTAATTTTGAAGATTGGTTATCCAGAAAAAATTGAAAAAATTTATGATCGTCTTCAAGTAACTCCTGAATCTGAAGGTGGCAGTCTTTACTCAAATGAAAGTGTCGCTGCTGTTGAATCAGTTAAGTACAACCTTGAAAAATTAAACGAACCAGTTGATAGAACTGTTTGGTTAATGCCTGGTAACTTAGTCAATGCATGTTACGATCCACAAAGAAACGATATTACTTTCCCAGCTGCAATTTTGCAAAAGCCATTCTATGACTTAAAGCAATCACGTAGCTTGAATTACGGTGGTATTGGTGTGGTTATCGCCCATGAAATTTCTCACGCTTTTGACAACAATGGTGCTAAGTTTGATGAATTCGGTAACTTAAAGAACTGGTGGACTGATGAAGACTTTGCTGAATTTAAGAAGCGTACACAAGATGAAATTGACTTGTTTAACGGCATTGAATATGGTCCAGTTACCTTAAACGGTAAGCAAATTGTTTCAGAAAATATTGCAGACCAAGGTGGTTTAACTGCTGCTGTTGAAGCTAATAAGGGCGAAAATGGCAATATGAAGGAAGTCTTTGAAAACTTTGCTCGTGTTTGGGCAAACAAGCAACTTCCAGAGTCAATTAAGACGCAAGTTTCAGTTGACGTTCACGCTCCTGGTCCTGAAAGAGCTAATGTTCAATCACAATGCCAAGAAGAATTCTACAAGGCATTTGATGTGAAGCCAGAAGATGGTATGTGGCTTGATCCAGAAAAACGTGTTGTAATTTGGTAG